A genomic segment from Sulfitobacter mediterraneus encodes:
- a CDS encoding enoyl-CoA hydratase, protein MAYETITVDVDNHVALVTLNRPDALNALNDQLMSELASALKAAQDNDKVRCIVITGSEKAFAAGADIAMMRDKTFVEAFTGDLFTPESEQIMRVRKPIIAAVSGYALGGGCELAMMCDFIICSETAKFGQPEINLGVVAGIGGTQRLTRLVGKSKAMDMNLTGRFMDAAEAERSGLVSRVVPVKKLMDEALGAAGKIAEKSMISVMVVKEAVNRAYEVPLREGLLFERRVFHSLFATEDQKEGMSAFLEKREAQFRDK, encoded by the coding sequence ATGGCTTACGAAACGATCACGGTGGACGTGGACAATCATGTGGCATTGGTCACGCTGAACAGGCCTGATGCGCTCAATGCGCTCAACGACCAACTGATGAGCGAACTGGCCAGCGCGCTTAAGGCGGCACAAGACAACGACAAAGTGCGCTGCATTGTGATCACCGGATCGGAAAAGGCATTTGCCGCTGGGGCGGACATTGCCATGATGCGCGACAAGACCTTTGTCGAAGCCTTCACGGGGGACCTCTTCACACCCGAATCTGAACAGATCATGCGGGTGCGCAAGCCGATCATCGCCGCTGTTTCCGGTTATGCGCTGGGCGGCGGATGCGAATTGGCAATGATGTGCGATTTCATCATCTGTTCGGAAACCGCGAAATTTGGCCAACCCGAAATCAACCTTGGTGTGGTTGCTGGCATTGGCGGCACACAGCGCCTGACCCGTCTGGTCGGCAAATCCAAAGCGATGGACATGAACCTCACCGGGCGTTTCATGGACGCGGCCGAAGCTGAACGGTCCGGCCTGGTGTCGCGGGTGGTTCCGGTGAAAAAGCTGATGGACGAGGCATTGGGCGCGGCGGGCAAGATTGCCGAGAAATCGATGATTTCCGTGATGGTCGTCAAAGAGGCCGTGAACCGCGCTTATGAAGTGCCGCTGCGCGAAGGTCTGTTGTTTGAACGGCGGGTGTTCCATTCCCTGTTTGCAACCGAAGACCAGAAAGAAGGCATGAGCGCCTTCCTCGAAAAACGCGAAGCTCAGTTCCGAGACAAGTAA